Proteins encoded by one window of Thermodesulfobacteriota bacterium:
- a CDS encoding metalloregulator ArsR/SmtB family transcription factor, protein MKSFIKVMKALSDPNRVKMVKMLQHKTMCVCELQAALEISQPNASKHLKILEEAGLVDYRKDGLWVNYHLSDGVNSPYVASLLGNLKHWLENDPEIAKLVEKIHFLNREELCRQ, encoded by the coding sequence CGCTTTCCGATCCGAATCGGGTTAAAATGGTAAAGATGCTTCAGCATAAAACCATGTGTGTCTGTGAGCTGCAGGCTGCACTGGAAATATCCCAGCCTAACGCATCCAAACATCTGAAAATTTTAGAAGAAGCAGGCCTAGTCGATTATCGTAAAGACGGATTGTGGGTCAATTACCATCTGAGTGATGGAGTAAACAGCCCCTATGTAGCAAGTCTGCTGGGAAATCTCAAGCACTGGTTGGAGAATGATCCTGAAATTGCCAAATTAGTAGAGAAGATACATTTTTTAAACCGAGAAGAGCTGTGCAGGCAGTAA